One Mastacembelus armatus chromosome 10, fMasArm1.2, whole genome shotgun sequence DNA window includes the following coding sequences:
- the LOC113144199 gene encoding protocadherin gamma-A10-like yields the protein MMAVRRSPSQMFLRWRLFCGQFLLLLHVINMVGGQIRYSVPEEMKKGSVIGNVAQDLGLDLKRLRAGRARIVTGENVQYTELKTDKGILVVNERIDREQLCGDTMPCSFSFEVILENPIELHRVTVEVLDINDHAPVFQNRDKPISFEISESAVVGVQFPLQSAEDLDVGQNTLQDYILSPNDNFILKQHANPDGTKYVEMVLQKPLDREQRPHLSLKLIAVDGGTPQRSGTVNIDVTVLDANDNAPVFSQSVYKASVMENTLKGTSIITVNATDADSGSYGQITYSLSKMKGSAADIFSIDAITGMISVSGLIDYEKDRKYEVRVEAKDQGGLTGTSKIIFDVFDVNDNAPIINIMSFSNPVSEDAPPGTTIAILNIKDADSEKNGQIKCSIDGKLPFKIESSLTNYYNLVSDQYFDRESVSEYNITITATDYGTPPLSSSTKLHLKISDVNDNAPLFDKISFSAHVTENNSPGVSIFAVSARDSDWNQNARISYLLEDTQVSGSPVSSYVTLNSETGVISAVRSFDYEQLKELQLIVKAQDGGSPPLSSNVTVKILVQDQNDNPPQVLYPVQTGGSVVAEMVPRSADVGYLVTKVVAVDVDSGQNAWLSYKLQKATDRALFEVGLQNGEIRTVRQVTDKDAVKQRLSVIVEDNGQPSRSATVIVNVAVADSFPEVLSEFTDFPHDKEYNDNLTFYLVLALAVVSFLFITSLVVIISVKIYRWRQSRVLYQSNLPVIPYYPPRYSDTLGTGTLQHVYNYEVCRTTDSRKSDCKFGRAGSQNVLIMDPSSTGTMQRIQSEKSILDEPDSPVEVS from the coding sequence ATGATGGCAGTAAGAAGATCTCCCTCCCAAATGTTTTTAAGATGGCGATTGTTTTGTGGGCAGTTTTTGTTGCTGCTTCATGTGATTAACATGGTAGGTGGTCAGATTCGGTATTCTGTAccagaggagatgaagaaagGCTCGGTTATCGGTAATGTCGCACAAGACCTTGGCTTGGATCTGAAAAGGCTCCGTGCTGGGCGGGCCCGGATCGTGACCGGAGAAAACGTTCAGTACACCGAGCTGAAGACAGACAAAGGGATTCTAGTGGTGAACGAGAGAATAGACCGAGAGCAGCTTTGTGGAGACACGATGCCGTGTAGCTTCAGTTTTGAAGTGATTTTAGAAAATCCCATCGAGCTGCACAGAGTAACTGTTGAGGTTTTGGATATCAATGATCACGCTCCTGTTTTCCAGAATCGGGATAAACCGATCAGTTTTGAAATAAGTGAATCAGCTGTAGTCGGAGTACAGTTTCCACTGCAGAGTGCAGAGGATCTAGACGTGGGGCAGAATACTCTGCAGGATTATATTTTATCACCAAACGACAATTTTATACTGAAGCAACATGCAAACCCAGACGGGACCAAATATGTGGAAATGGTGCTGCAGAAGCCTCTAGACAGAGAACAACGTCCCCACTTGTCTCTAAAACTAATCGCAGTTGACGGAGGAACTCCACAGAGATCTGGTACAGTAAATATAGATGTTACTGTGTTAGATGCAAATGACAACGCTCCAGTATTTAGCCAGTCAGTGTACAAAGCATCTGTGATGGAAAACACATTGAAAGGAACTAGCATTATTACTGTAAACGCTACAGACGCCGACAGCGGTTCATATGGACAGATTACTTACAGTTTGTCTAAAATGAAAGGAAGCGCAGCAGATATTTTCAGTATTGATGCAATCACCGGGATGATTTCTGTCTCTGGACTAATAGACtatgaaaaagacagaaaatacgAAGTGAGAGTAGAGGCTAAAGATCAGGGTGGACTAACCGGGACgagtaaaataatatttgatgtttttgatgtAAATGACAATGCTCcaattataaatataatgtcGTTTTCTAACCCAGTTTCAGAGGACGCACCTCCCGGTACAACGATTGCTATTTTGAACATTAAAGATGCAGATTCTGAGAAAAATGGACAAATAAAATGTTCTATTGATGGAAAACTTCCCTTCAAGATCGAATCATCTCTAACAAACTATTACAATTTAGTCTCAGATCAATATTTTGACAGAGAATCTGTCTCAGAATATAACATAACAATAACAGCCACTGATTATGGGACTCCTCCTCTTTCTAGCTCAACAAAATTACATCTCAAGATCTCGGATGTAAACGACAATGCACCTTTATTtgataaaatcagtttttctgcTCACGTCACAGAAAATAATTCTCCCGGAGTTTCGATATTTGCAGTGAGCGCACGGGACTCAGATTGGAATCAAAACGCCAGAATCTCGTATCTTTTAGAGGACACTCAGGTCAGTGGCAGTCCAGTTTCTTCTTATGTGACATTAAACTCTGAAACTGGGGTTATTAGTGCAGTTCGCTCTTTTGATTATGAGCAACTTAAAGAACTTCAGCTCATAGTGAAAGCGCAGGATGGAGGCTCTCCTCCACTCAGTAGTAACGTGACAGTGAAAATCCTGGTCcaggaccagaacgacaacccGCCTCAGGTTCTGTACCCGGTCCAGACCGGTGGCTCTGTGGTGGCAGAAATGGTGCCTCGTTCAGCAGATGTGGGCTATCTGGTGACTAAAGTGGTGGCTGTTGATGTGGACTCTGGACAGAATGCCTGGCTCTCgtataaactgcagaaagccacagacagggcgctgtttgaagtgggcttacagaatggagaaataagaactgtccgccaagtgactgataaagatgcagtcaaacaaagactgagtgtTATAGTGGAGGACAACGGGCAGCCGTCtcgttcagccacagtgattgttAACGTGGCGGTGGCGGACAGCTTCCCTGAAGTGCTGTCGGAGTTCACTGACTTTCCACACGACAAGGAGTACAATGACAACCTGACTTTTTACTTAGTGTTGGCTCTGGCTgtagtttccttcctcttcatcacgtcTTTAGTGGTTATTATCTCAGTGAAAATCTACAGGTGGAGACAGTCTCGCGTCCTGTATCAGTCCAATCTGCCTGTGATTCCATATTATCCACCACGTTACTCAGACACTTTGGGGACAGGGACTCTCCAACACGTGTACAATTACGAGGTGTGCAGGACGACTGACTCCAGAAAGAGTGACTGTAAGTTCGGCAGAGCCGGTAGTCAGAACGTGCTGATCATGGACCCCAGTTCAACAGGGACGATGCAGCGGATACAGAGTGAAAAGAGCATCCTGGATGAACCAGACTCTCCTGTAGAGGTTAGTTAG
- the LOC113144200 gene encoding protocadherin gamma-A3-like — translation MMAVRRSPSQMFLRWRLFCGQFLLLLHVINMVGGQIRYSVPEEMKKGSVIGNVAQDLGLDLKRLRAGRARIVTGENVQYTELKTDKGILVVNERIDREQLCGDTMPCSFSFEVILENPIELHRVTVEVLDINDHAPVFQKRDKPISFEISESAVVGVQFPLQSAEDLDVGQNALQDYILSPNDNFILKQHANPDGTKYVEMVLQKPLDREQRPHLSLKLIAVDGGTPQRSGTVNIDVTVLDANDNIPIFSQSVYKASVMENTLKGTSIITVNATDADSGPYGQITYSLSKMKGSAADIFSIDAITGMISVSGLIDYEKDRKYEVRVEAKDQGGLIGTSKAIFEVVDVNDNAPVINIMSFSNPLPEDARLGTTVAVFNVKDADSEKNGQIKCSIDGKLPFKIESSLTNYYNLVSDQYFDRESVSEYNITITATDYGTPPLSSSTKLHLKISDVNDNAPLFDKISFSAHVTENNSPGVSIFAVSARDSDWNQNARISYLLEDTQVSGSPVSSYVTLNSETGVISAVRSFDYEQLKELQLIVKAQDGGSPPLSSNVTVKILVQDQNDNPPQVLYPVQTGGSVVAEMVPRSADVGYLVTKVVAVDVDSGQNAWLSYKLQKATDRALFEVGLQNGEIRTVRQVTDKDAVKQRLSVIVEDNGQPSRSATVIVNVAVADSFPEVLSEFTDFPHDKEYNDNLTFYLVLALAVVSFLFITSLVVIISVKIYRWRQSRVLYQSNLPVIPYYPPRYSDTLGTGTLQHVYNYEVCRTTDSRKSDCKFGRAGSQNVLIMDPSSTGTMQRIQNEKSILDEPDSPVEVS, via the coding sequence ATGATGGCAGTAAGAAGATCTCCCTCCCAAATGTTTTTAAGATGGCGATTGTTTTGTGGGCAGTTTTTGTTGCTGCTTCATGTGATTAACATGGTAGGTGGTCAGATTCGGTATTCTGTAccagaggagatgaagaaagGCTCGGTTATCGGTAATGTCGCACAAGACCTTGGCTTGGATCTGAAAAGGCTCCGTGCTGGGCGGGCCCGGATCGTGACCGGAGAAAACGTTCAGTACACCGAGCTGAAGACAGACAAAGGGATTCTAGTGGTGAACGAGAGAATAGACCGAGAGCAGCTTTGTGGAGACACGATGCCGTGTAGCTTCAGTTTTGAAGTGATTTTAGAAAATCCCATCGAGCTGCACAGAGTAACTGTTGAGGTTTTGGATATCAATGATCACGCTCCTGTTTTCCAGAAACGGGATAAACCGATCAGTTTTGAAATAAGTGAATCAGCTGTAGTCGGAGTACAGTTTCCACTGCAGAGTGCAGAGGATCTAGACGTGGGGCAGAATGCTCTGCAGGATTATATTTTATCACCAAACGACAATTTTATACTGAAGCAACATGCAAACCCAGACGGGACCAAATATGTGGAAATGGTGCTGCAGAAGCCTCTAGACAGAGAACAACGTCCCCACTTGTCTCTAAAACTAATCGCAGTTGACGGAGGAACTCCACAGAGATCTGGTACAGTAAATATAGATGTTACTGTGTTAGATGCAAATGACAATATTCCCATTTTTAGCCAGTCAGTGTACAAAGCATCTGTGATGGAAAACACATTGAAAGGAACTAGCATTATTACTGTAAACGCTACAGACGCCGACAGCGGTCCATATGGACAGATTACTTACAGTTTGTCTAAAATGAAAGGAAGCGCAGCAGATATTTTCAGTATTGATGCAATCACCGGGATGATTTCTGTCTCTGGACTAATAGACtatgaaaaagacagaaaatacgAAGTGAGAGTAGAGGCTAAAGATCAGGGTGGGTTAATTGGAACAAGTAAAGCTATTTTTGAGGTTGTTGATGTAAATGACAATGCTCCAGTTATTAATATTATGTCATTCTCTAACCCTTTGCCCGAGGATGCTCGACTTGGTAcaactgttgctgttttcaaCGTAAAAGATGCAGATTCTGAGAAAAATGGACAAATAAAATGTTCTATTGATGGAAAACTTCCCTTCAAGATCGAATCATCTCTAACAAACTATTACAATTTAGTCTCAGATCAATATTTTGACAGAGAATCTGTCTCAGAATATAACATAACAATAACAGCCACTGATTATGGGACTCCTCCTCTTTCTAGCTCAACAAAATTACATCTCAAGATCTCGGATGTAAACGACAATGCACCTTTATTtgataaaatcagtttttctgcTCACGTCACAGAAAATAATTCTCCCGGAGTTTCGATATTTGCAGTGAGCGCACGGGACTCAGATTGGAATCAAAACGCCAGAATCTCGTATCTTTTAGAGGACACTCAGGTCAGTGGCAGTCCAGTTTCTTCTTATGTGACTTTAAACTCTGAAACTGGGGTTATTAGTGCAGTTCGCTCCTTTGATTATGAGCAACTTAAAGAACTTCAGCTCATAGTGAAAGCGCAGGATGGAGGCTCTCCTCCACTCAGTAGTAACGTGACAGTGAAAATCCTGGTCcaggaccagaacgacaacccGCCTCAGGTTCTGTACCCGGTCCAGACCGGTGGCTCTGTGGTGGCAGAAATGGTGCCTCGTTCAGCAGATGTGGGCTATCTGGTGACTAAAGTGGTGGCTGTTGATGTGGACTCTGGACAGAATGCCTGGCTCTCgtataaactgcagaaagccacagacagggcgctgtttgaagtgggcttacagaatggagaaataagaactgtccgccaagtgactgataaagatgcagtcaaacaaagactgagtgtTATAGTGGAGGACAACGGGCAGCCGTCtcgttcagccacagtgattgttAACGTGGCGGTGGCGGACAGCTTCCCTGAAGTGCTGTCGGAGTTCACTGACTTTCCACACGACAAGGAGTACAATGACAACCTGACTTTTTACTTAGTGTTGGCTCTGGCTgtagtttccttcctcttcatcacgtcTTTAGTGGTTATTATCTCAGTGAAAATCTACAGGTGGAGACAGTCTCGCGTCCTGTATCAGTCCAATCTGCCTGTGATTCCATATTATCCACCACGTTACTCAGACACTTTGGGGACAGGGACTCTCCAACACGTGTACAATTACGAGGTGTGCAGGACGACTGACTCCAGAAAGAGTGACTGTAAGTTCGGCAGAGCCGGTAGTCAGAACGTGCTGATCATGGACCCCAGTTCAACAGGGACGATGCAGCGGATACAGAATGAAAAGAGCATCCTGGATGAACCAGACTCTCCTGTAGAGGTTAGTTGA